One Euphorbia lathyris chromosome 1, ddEupLath1.1, whole genome shotgun sequence DNA segment encodes these proteins:
- the LOC136211012 gene encoding phosphatidylinositol 4-kinase gamma 2, with translation MSAVKVAFSSIHRESPFFHSYCNNSSNQGPAIEDSSILIYLSVAGSLIPMRVLEMDSIASVKLRIQTCKGFVVKNQKLVFGGRELARNDTRVKDYGVTNGKVLHLVLKLSDLLLITVRTTSGREFVFHVDRFRNVGYLKKRIYKEGHGFVDVEEQEIFYNGKKLDDQKLIGDICGGHDASIHLLVQKSARVRATPFEKDLEISIFAAGSNERRESVVRGPAQSEDIQVLAGDDQPTQLQPVIVNPKVKLSPAILNMVQRTLDGLEGGKPPIRSSDGTGGTYLMRDPLGQEFVSVFKPIDEEPMAVHNPQGLPVSTNGEGLKKGTRVGGGAVREVAAYLLDHPTSGKRKGLTGEVMGFAGVPPTILVQCLNEAFNYPEGYEHTLKNAKVGSLQMFIKNDGSCDEMGPGSFPVGEVHKISVLDMRLANADRHGGNILLGKGDDGRTVLIPIDHGYCLPEKFEDCTFEWLYWPQAREPYSAEVIDYVNSLDAEQDIALLKHHGWDIPIESARTLRISTMLLKKGVKKGLTPFAIGSIMCRETLTKESIIEEIVNEAIDSLLPGMSEATFLETVSEIMDSRLDKLAK, from the exons ATGTCCGCTGTTAAGGTTGCTTTTAGTTCGATTCACAGAGAATCGCCATTTTTTCATAGTTATTGCAACAATAGCAGCAATCAGGGACCTGCAATTGAAGATTCATCGATCTTAATTTATCTAAGTGTTGCGGGTTCCTTAATTCCGATGAGGGTTTTGGAGATGGATTCTATAGCATCAGTGAAGCTAAGAATCCAGACCTGCAAAGGGTTTGTAGTGAAAAACCAGAAGCTAGTTTTTGGGGGGAGAGAATTGGCTCGAAATGATACCCGGGTTAAGGATTATGGTGTTACTAATGGCAAAGTTCTGCATTTGGTTCTGAAGCTATCTGATCTCTTGTTAATCACTGTTAGGACCACGTCCGGGCGCGAATTCGTGTTCCATGTGGATAGATTTAGAAATGTTGGGTATTTGAAGAAACGAATTTATAAAGAAGGGCATGGTTTTGTTGATGTTGAGGAGCAAGAGATTTTCTATAATGGCAAAAAGCTAGATGATCAGAAGCTTATTGGTGATATTTGTGGCGGTCATGATGCGTCTATTCATTTGTTGGTTCAAAAATCAGCTCGGGTTCGGGCTACGCCTTTTGAGAAGGATCTTGAGATTTCTATCTTTGCAGCAGGTTCCAATGAGAGAAGAGAAAGTGTAGTACGAGGACCAGCTCAATCCGAAGATATTCAAGTTCTAGCGGGGGATGATCAACCGACTCAGTTGCAGCCTGTTATTGTTAATCCTAAGGTTAAATTGAGTCCGGCTATTTTGAATATGGTTCAGCGAACATTGGACGGGCTGGAGGGAGGAAAGCCACCTATCCGTTCCTCTGATGGGACAGGAGGAACTTATTTGATGCGAGATCCGTTGGGTCAGGAATTCGTTTCGGTTTTCAAGCCTATTGATGAGGAACCAATGGCTGTACATAACCCTCAGGGTCTACCAGTCTCGACAAATGGCGAGGGGTTGAAGAAGGGGACGAGAGTAGGAGGAGGAGCAGTCAGGGAAGTAGCAGCTTATTTATTGGATCATCCAACGAGCGGGAAGCGAAAGGGATTGACTGGTGAGGTTATGGGTTTTGCCGGTGTACCCCCTACCATACTTGTTCAATGCTTGAATGAAGCTTTTAACTATCCGGAAGGATACGAACACACATTGAAAAATGCCAAGGTTGGATCTTTGCAGATGTTTATTAAGAACGATGGGAGTTGCGACGAGATGGGTCCTGGGTCTTTCCCGGTAGGGGAGGTGCACAAGATCAGTGTGCTAGATATGAGATTGGCCAATGCAGATAGACATGGTGGGAATATATTGCTCGGTAAAGGAGATGACGGCCGGACTGTGCTTATTCCAATCGATCATGGGTATTGCTTACCAGAAAAA TTTGAAGATTGCACATTCGAGTGGCTCTACTGGCCACAGGCCCGCGAGCCTTACTCCGCTGAGGTCATTGACTATGTAAATTCACTCGACGCAGAGCAAGACATCGCTCTTCTGAAGCATCACGGATGGGACATCCCTATCGAGTCTGCTCGAACACTTCGTATCTCCACAATGCTTCTAAAGAAAGGGGTAAAGAAAGGGCTGACTCCATTCGCTATCGGAAGCATAATGTGCAGAGAAACACTAACAAAGGAATCCATCATCGAGGAGATCGTTAATGAAGCCATAGATTCACTACTTCCCGGCATGAGTGAAGCAACATTTCTCGAAACTGTCTCTGAGATCATGGATTCCCGCCTCGACAAGTTAGCAAAGTAA